One segment of Macaca fascicularis isolate 582-1 chromosome 2, T2T-MFA8v1.1 DNA contains the following:
- the GORASP1 gene encoding Golgi reassembly-stacking protein 1 isoform X9: MPSGAAAMGLGVSAEQPAGGAEGFHLHGDVEPSSPAALAGLRPYTDYVVGSDQILQESEDFFTLIESHEGKPLKLMVYNCESDSCREVTVTPNAAWGGEGSLGCGIGYGYLHRIPTQPPSYHKKPPGTPPPCAPPPDAPLHDALPPGPTLEDSPSLETGSRQSDYMEALLQAPDSSMEDPLPGPGSPSQSAPDPDGLPHFMETPLQPPPPVQRVMDPGEATWSGSEFEVPFLDSPGAQAQADHLPQLTLPDSLTSAASPEDGLSAELLEAQAEEEPASTEGLDVGTEAEGLASQAQISTAE, translated from the exons GATGTGGAACCATCTTCACCTGCTGCCCTTGCCGGTCTGCGCCCCTACACAGACTATGTGGTTGGTTCGGACCAGATCCTCCAGGAG TCAGAGGACTTCTTTACGCTCATCGAGTCTCATGAGGGGAAGCCCTTGAAGCTGATGGTGTATAACTGCGAGTCAGACTCCTGCCGGGAGGTGACTGTAACTCCCAATGCAGCCTGGGGTGGAGAGGGCAG TCTGGGATGTGGCATTGGCTACGGGTATCTACACCGGATCCCAACTCAGCCCCCCAGCTACCACAAGAAGCCACCTGGCACCCCACCACCTTGTGCTCCACCACCTGATGCCCCACTGCATGATGCCCTACCACCTGGACCCACCCTCGAGGACTCTCCTTCCCTGGAGACAGGTTCCAGGCAGAGTGACTACATGGAG GCCCTGCTGCAGGCACCTGACTCCTCCATGGAGGATCCCCTTCCTGGGCCTGGGAGTCCCAGCCAGAGTGCTCCAGACCCTGATGGACTTCCCCATTTCATGGAGACTCCTCTTCAGCCCCCACCTCCAGTGCAGCGAGTCATGGACCCAG GTGAGGCTACATGGTCTGGGTCAGAGTTTGAGGTCCCCTTCCTGGACAGCCCAGGTGCCCAAGCCCAGGCGGACCACCTGCCTCAGCTGACTCTTCCTGACAGTCTCACCTCTGCAGCCTCACCGGAAGATGGGCTGTCTGCCGAGCTGCTTGAAGCTCAGGCTGAAGAGGAACCAGCAAGCACAGAGGGCCTAGATGTTGGGACGGAGGCTGAGGGGCTAGCCAGCCAGGCCCAGATCTCTACCGCAGAATAA
- the GORASP1 gene encoding Golgi reassembly-stacking protein 1 isoform X10, translating into MCWMWNHLHLLPLPVCAPTQTMWLVRTRSSRSLGCGIGYGYLHRIPTQPPSYHKKPPGTPPPCAPPPDAPLHDALPPGPTLEDSPSLETGSRQSDYMEALLQAPDSSMEDPLPGPGSPSQSAPDPDGLPHFMETPLQPPPPVQRVMDPGFLDVSGISLLDSSNASMWPSLPSSTELTSTAVSTSGPEDICSSSSSHERGGEATWSGSEFEVPFLDSPGAQAQADHLPQLTLPDSLTSAASPEDGLSAELLEAQAEEEPASTEGLDVGTEAEGLASQAQISTAE; encoded by the exons GATGTGGAACCATCTTCACCTGCTGCCCTTGCCGGTCTGCGCCCCTACACAGACTATGTGGTTGGTTCGGACCAGATCCTCCAGGAG TCTGGGATGTGGCATTGGCTACGGGTATCTACACCGGATCCCAACTCAGCCCCCCAGCTACCACAAGAAGCCACCTGGCACCCCACCACCTTGTGCTCCACCACCTGATGCCCCACTGCATGATGCCCTACCACCTGGACCCACCCTCGAGGACTCTCCTTCCCTGGAGACAGGTTCCAGGCAGAGTGACTACATGGAG GCCCTGCTGCAGGCACCTGACTCCTCCATGGAGGATCCCCTTCCTGGGCCTGGGAGTCCCAGCCAGAGTGCTCCAGACCCTGATGGACTTCCCCATTTCATGGAGACTCCTCTTCAGCCCCCACCTCCAGTGCAGCGAGTCATGGACCCAG GCTTCCTGGACGTGTCAGGAATTTCCCTCTTGGACAGCAGCAATGCCAGTATGTGGCCCAGCCTGCCCTCTTCCACAGAACTGACCTCCACAGCTGTCTCAACCTCAGGGCCAGAGGACATCTGCTCCAGCAGCAGTTCTCATGAGCGGGGTG GTGAGGCTACATGGTCTGGGTCAGAGTTTGAGGTCCCCTTCCTGGACAGCCCAGGTGCCCAAGCCCAGGCGGACCACCTGCCTCAGCTGACTCTTCCTGACAGTCTCACCTCTGCAGCCTCACCGGAAGATGGGCTGTCTGCCGAGCTGCTTGAAGCTCAGGCTGAAGAGGAACCAGCAAGCACAGAGGGCCTAGATGTTGGGACGGAGGCTGAGGGGCTAGCCAGCCAGGCCCAGATCTCTACCGCAGAATAA
- the GORASP1 gene encoding Golgi reassembly-stacking protein 1 isoform X5, which translates to MPSGAAAMGLGVSAEQPAGGAEGFHLHGDVEPSSPAALAGLRPYTDYVVGSDQILQESEDFFTLIESHEGKPLKLMVYNCESDSCREVTVTPNAAWGGEGSLGCGIGYGYLHRIPTQPPSYHKKPPGTPPPCAPPPDAPLHDALPPGPTLEDSPSLETGSRQSDYMEALLQAPDSSMEDPLPGPGSPSQSAPDPDGLPHFMETPLQPPPPVQRVMDPGFLDVSGISLLDSSNASMWPSLPSSTELTSTAVSTSGPEDICSSSSSHERGGEATWSGSEFEVPFLDSPGAQAQADHLPQLTLPDSLTSAASPEDGLSAELLEAQAEEEPASTEGLDVGTEAEGLASQAQISTAE; encoded by the exons GATGTGGAACCATCTTCACCTGCTGCCCTTGCCGGTCTGCGCCCCTACACAGACTATGTGGTTGGTTCGGACCAGATCCTCCAGGAG TCAGAGGACTTCTTTACGCTCATCGAGTCTCATGAGGGGAAGCCCTTGAAGCTGATGGTGTATAACTGCGAGTCAGACTCCTGCCGGGAGGTGACTGTAACTCCCAATGCAGCCTGGGGTGGAGAGGGCAG TCTGGGATGTGGCATTGGCTACGGGTATCTACACCGGATCCCAACTCAGCCCCCCAGCTACCACAAGAAGCCACCTGGCACCCCACCACCTTGTGCTCCACCACCTGATGCCCCACTGCATGATGCCCTACCACCTGGACCCACCCTCGAGGACTCTCCTTCCCTGGAGACAGGTTCCAGGCAGAGTGACTACATGGAG GCCCTGCTGCAGGCACCTGACTCCTCCATGGAGGATCCCCTTCCTGGGCCTGGGAGTCCCAGCCAGAGTGCTCCAGACCCTGATGGACTTCCCCATTTCATGGAGACTCCTCTTCAGCCCCCACCTCCAGTGCAGCGAGTCATGGACCCAG GCTTCCTGGACGTGTCAGGAATTTCCCTCTTGGACAGCAGCAATGCCAGTATGTGGCCCAGCCTGCCCTCTTCCACAGAACTGACCTCCACAGCTGTCTCAACCTCAGGGCCAGAGGACATCTGCTCCAGCAGCAGTTCTCATGAGCGGGGTG GTGAGGCTACATGGTCTGGGTCAGAGTTTGAGGTCCCCTTCCTGGACAGCCCAGGTGCCCAAGCCCAGGCGGACCACCTGCCTCAGCTGACTCTTCCTGACAGTCTCACCTCTGCAGCCTCACCGGAAGATGGGCTGTCTGCCGAGCTGCTTGAAGCTCAGGCTGAAGAGGAACCAGCAAGCACAGAGGGCCTAGATGTTGGGACGGAGGCTGAGGGGCTAGCCAGCCAGGCCCAGATCTCTACCGCAGAATAA
- the GORASP1 gene encoding Golgi reassembly-stacking protein 1 isoform X14 has protein sequence MCWMWNHLHLLPLPVCAPTQTMWLVRTRSSRSLGCGIGYGYLHRIPTQPPSYHKKPPGTPPPCAPPPDAPLHDALPPGPTLEDSPSLETGSRQSDYMEALLQAPDSSMEDPLPGPGSPSQSAPDPDGLPHFMETPLQPPPPVQRVMDPGEATWSGSEFEVPFLDSPGAQAQADHLPQLTLPDSLTSAASPEDGLSAELLEAQAEEEPASTEGLDVGTEAEGLASQAQISTAE, from the exons GATGTGGAACCATCTTCACCTGCTGCCCTTGCCGGTCTGCGCCCCTACACAGACTATGTGGTTGGTTCGGACCAGATCCTCCAGGAG TCTGGGATGTGGCATTGGCTACGGGTATCTACACCGGATCCCAACTCAGCCCCCCAGCTACCACAAGAAGCCACCTGGCACCCCACCACCTTGTGCTCCACCACCTGATGCCCCACTGCATGATGCCCTACCACCTGGACCCACCCTCGAGGACTCTCCTTCCCTGGAGACAGGTTCCAGGCAGAGTGACTACATGGAG GCCCTGCTGCAGGCACCTGACTCCTCCATGGAGGATCCCCTTCCTGGGCCTGGGAGTCCCAGCCAGAGTGCTCCAGACCCTGATGGACTTCCCCATTTCATGGAGACTCCTCTTCAGCCCCCACCTCCAGTGCAGCGAGTCATGGACCCAG GTGAGGCTACATGGTCTGGGTCAGAGTTTGAGGTCCCCTTCCTGGACAGCCCAGGTGCCCAAGCCCAGGCGGACCACCTGCCTCAGCTGACTCTTCCTGACAGTCTCACCTCTGCAGCCTCACCGGAAGATGGGCTGTCTGCCGAGCTGCTTGAAGCTCAGGCTGAAGAGGAACCAGCAAGCACAGAGGGCCTAGATGTTGGGACGGAGGCTGAGGGGCTAGCCAGCCAGGCCCAGATCTCTACCGCAGAATAA
- the GORASP1 gene encoding Golgi reassembly-stacking protein 1 isoform X15, whose amino-acid sequence MWNHLHLLPLPVCAPTQTMWLVRTRSSRSLGCGIGYGYLHRIPTQPPSYHKKPPGTPPPCAPPPDAPLHDALPPGPTLEDSPSLETGSRQSDYMEALLQAPDSSMEDPLPGPGSPSQSAPDPDGLPHFMETPLQPPPPVQRVMDPGEATWSGSEFEVPFLDSPGAQAQADHLPQLTLPDSLTSAASPEDGLSAELLEAQAEEEPASTEGLDVGTEAEGLASQAQISTAE is encoded by the exons ATGTGGAACCATCTTCACCTGCTGCCCTTGCCGGTCTGCGCCCCTACACAGACTATGTGGTTGGTTCGGACCAGATCCTCCAGGAG TCTGGGATGTGGCATTGGCTACGGGTATCTACACCGGATCCCAACTCAGCCCCCCAGCTACCACAAGAAGCCACCTGGCACCCCACCACCTTGTGCTCCACCACCTGATGCCCCACTGCATGATGCCCTACCACCTGGACCCACCCTCGAGGACTCTCCTTCCCTGGAGACAGGTTCCAGGCAGAGTGACTACATGGAG GCCCTGCTGCAGGCACCTGACTCCTCCATGGAGGATCCCCTTCCTGGGCCTGGGAGTCCCAGCCAGAGTGCTCCAGACCCTGATGGACTTCCCCATTTCATGGAGACTCCTCTTCAGCCCCCACCTCCAGTGCAGCGAGTCATGGACCCAG GTGAGGCTACATGGTCTGGGTCAGAGTTTGAGGTCCCCTTCCTGGACAGCCCAGGTGCCCAAGCCCAGGCGGACCACCTGCCTCAGCTGACTCTTCCTGACAGTCTCACCTCTGCAGCCTCACCGGAAGATGGGCTGTCTGCCGAGCTGCTTGAAGCTCAGGCTGAAGAGGAACCAGCAAGCACAGAGGGCCTAGATGTTGGGACGGAGGCTGAGGGGCTAGCCAGCCAGGCCCAGATCTCTACCGCAGAATAA
- the GORASP1 gene encoding Golgi reassembly-stacking protein 1 isoform X13, whose protein sequence is MWNHLHLLPLPVCAPTQTMWLVRTRSSRSLGCGIGYGYLHRIPTQPPSYHKKPPGTPPPCAPPPDAPLHDALPPGPTLEDSPSLETGSRQSDYMEALLQAPDSSMEDPLPGPGSPSQSAPDPDGLPHFMETPLQPPPPVQRVMDPELTSTAVSTSGPEDICSSSSSHERGGEATWSGSEFEVPFLDSPGAQAQADHLPQLTLPDSLTSAASPEDGLSAELLEAQAEEEPASTEGLDVGTEAEGLASQAQISTAE, encoded by the exons ATGTGGAACCATCTTCACCTGCTGCCCTTGCCGGTCTGCGCCCCTACACAGACTATGTGGTTGGTTCGGACCAGATCCTCCAGGAG TCTGGGATGTGGCATTGGCTACGGGTATCTACACCGGATCCCAACTCAGCCCCCCAGCTACCACAAGAAGCCACCTGGCACCCCACCACCTTGTGCTCCACCACCTGATGCCCCACTGCATGATGCCCTACCACCTGGACCCACCCTCGAGGACTCTCCTTCCCTGGAGACAGGTTCCAGGCAGAGTGACTACATGGAG GCCCTGCTGCAGGCACCTGACTCCTCCATGGAGGATCCCCTTCCTGGGCCTGGGAGTCCCAGCCAGAGTGCTCCAGACCCTGATGGACTTCCCCATTTCATGGAGACTCCTCTTCAGCCCCCACCTCCAGTGCAGCGAGTCATGGACCCAG AACTGACCTCCACAGCTGTCTCAACCTCAGGGCCAGAGGACATCTGCTCCAGCAGCAGTTCTCATGAGCGGGGTG GTGAGGCTACATGGTCTGGGTCAGAGTTTGAGGTCCCCTTCCTGGACAGCCCAGGTGCCCAAGCCCAGGCGGACCACCTGCCTCAGCTGACTCTTCCTGACAGTCTCACCTCTGCAGCCTCACCGGAAGATGGGCTGTCTGCCGAGCTGCTTGAAGCTCAGGCTGAAGAGGAACCAGCAAGCACAGAGGGCCTAGATGTTGGGACGGAGGCTGAGGGGCTAGCCAGCCAGGCCCAGATCTCTACCGCAGAATAA
- the GORASP1 gene encoding Golgi reassembly-stacking protein 1 isoform X11, whose protein sequence is MWNHLHLLPLPVCAPTQTMWLVRTRSSRSLGCGIGYGYLHRIPTQPPSYHKKPPGTPPPCAPPPDAPLHDALPPGPTLEDSPSLETGSRQSDYMEALLQAPDSSMEDPLPGPGSPSQSAPDPDGLPHFMETPLQPPPPVQRVMDPGFLDVSGISLLDSSNASMWPSLPSSTELTSTAVSTSGPEDICSSSSSHERGGEATWSGSEFEVPFLDSPGAQAQADHLPQLTLPDSLTSAASPEDGLSAELLEAQAEEEPASTEGLDVGTEAEGLASQAQISTAE, encoded by the exons ATGTGGAACCATCTTCACCTGCTGCCCTTGCCGGTCTGCGCCCCTACACAGACTATGTGGTTGGTTCGGACCAGATCCTCCAGGAG TCTGGGATGTGGCATTGGCTACGGGTATCTACACCGGATCCCAACTCAGCCCCCCAGCTACCACAAGAAGCCACCTGGCACCCCACCACCTTGTGCTCCACCACCTGATGCCCCACTGCATGATGCCCTACCACCTGGACCCACCCTCGAGGACTCTCCTTCCCTGGAGACAGGTTCCAGGCAGAGTGACTACATGGAG GCCCTGCTGCAGGCACCTGACTCCTCCATGGAGGATCCCCTTCCTGGGCCTGGGAGTCCCAGCCAGAGTGCTCCAGACCCTGATGGACTTCCCCATTTCATGGAGACTCCTCTTCAGCCCCCACCTCCAGTGCAGCGAGTCATGGACCCAG GCTTCCTGGACGTGTCAGGAATTTCCCTCTTGGACAGCAGCAATGCCAGTATGTGGCCCAGCCTGCCCTCTTCCACAGAACTGACCTCCACAGCTGTCTCAACCTCAGGGCCAGAGGACATCTGCTCCAGCAGCAGTTCTCATGAGCGGGGTG GTGAGGCTACATGGTCTGGGTCAGAGTTTGAGGTCCCCTTCCTGGACAGCCCAGGTGCCCAAGCCCAGGCGGACCACCTGCCTCAGCTGACTCTTCCTGACAGTCTCACCTCTGCAGCCTCACCGGAAGATGGGCTGTCTGCCGAGCTGCTTGAAGCTCAGGCTGAAGAGGAACCAGCAAGCACAGAGGGCCTAGATGTTGGGACGGAGGCTGAGGGGCTAGCCAGCCAGGCCCAGATCTCTACCGCAGAATAA
- the GORASP1 gene encoding Golgi reassembly-stacking protein 1 isoform X7, whose translation MPSGAAAMGLGVSAEQPAGGAEGFHLHGDVEPSSPAALAGLRPYTDYVVGSDQILQESEDFFTLIESHEGKPLKLMVYNCESDSCREVTVTPNAAWGGEGSLGCGIGYGYLHRIPTQPPSYHKKPPGTPPPCAPPPDAPLHDALPPGPTLEDSPSLETGSRQSDYMEALLQAPDSSMEDPLPGPGSPSQSAPDPDGLPHFMETPLQPPPPVQRVMDPELTSTAVSTSGPEDICSSSSSHERGGEATWSGSEFEVPFLDSPGAQAQADHLPQLTLPDSLTSAASPEDGLSAELLEAQAEEEPASTEGLDVGTEAEGLASQAQISTAE comes from the exons GATGTGGAACCATCTTCACCTGCTGCCCTTGCCGGTCTGCGCCCCTACACAGACTATGTGGTTGGTTCGGACCAGATCCTCCAGGAG TCAGAGGACTTCTTTACGCTCATCGAGTCTCATGAGGGGAAGCCCTTGAAGCTGATGGTGTATAACTGCGAGTCAGACTCCTGCCGGGAGGTGACTGTAACTCCCAATGCAGCCTGGGGTGGAGAGGGCAG TCTGGGATGTGGCATTGGCTACGGGTATCTACACCGGATCCCAACTCAGCCCCCCAGCTACCACAAGAAGCCACCTGGCACCCCACCACCTTGTGCTCCACCACCTGATGCCCCACTGCATGATGCCCTACCACCTGGACCCACCCTCGAGGACTCTCCTTCCCTGGAGACAGGTTCCAGGCAGAGTGACTACATGGAG GCCCTGCTGCAGGCACCTGACTCCTCCATGGAGGATCCCCTTCCTGGGCCTGGGAGTCCCAGCCAGAGTGCTCCAGACCCTGATGGACTTCCCCATTTCATGGAGACTCCTCTTCAGCCCCCACCTCCAGTGCAGCGAGTCATGGACCCAG AACTGACCTCCACAGCTGTCTCAACCTCAGGGCCAGAGGACATCTGCTCCAGCAGCAGTTCTCATGAGCGGGGTG GTGAGGCTACATGGTCTGGGTCAGAGTTTGAGGTCCCCTTCCTGGACAGCCCAGGTGCCCAAGCCCAGGCGGACCACCTGCCTCAGCTGACTCTTCCTGACAGTCTCACCTCTGCAGCCTCACCGGAAGATGGGCTGTCTGCCGAGCTGCTTGAAGCTCAGGCTGAAGAGGAACCAGCAAGCACAGAGGGCCTAGATGTTGGGACGGAGGCTGAGGGGCTAGCCAGCCAGGCCCAGATCTCTACCGCAGAATAA
- the GORASP1 gene encoding Golgi reassembly-stacking protein 1 isoform X12 has translation MCWMWNHLHLLPLPVCAPTQTMWLVRTRSSRSLGCGIGYGYLHRIPTQPPSYHKKPPGTPPPCAPPPDAPLHDALPPGPTLEDSPSLETGSRQSDYMEALLQAPDSSMEDPLPGPGSPSQSAPDPDGLPHFMETPLQPPPPVQRVMDPELTSTAVSTSGPEDICSSSSSHERGGEATWSGSEFEVPFLDSPGAQAQADHLPQLTLPDSLTSAASPEDGLSAELLEAQAEEEPASTEGLDVGTEAEGLASQAQISTAE, from the exons GATGTGGAACCATCTTCACCTGCTGCCCTTGCCGGTCTGCGCCCCTACACAGACTATGTGGTTGGTTCGGACCAGATCCTCCAGGAG TCTGGGATGTGGCATTGGCTACGGGTATCTACACCGGATCCCAACTCAGCCCCCCAGCTACCACAAGAAGCCACCTGGCACCCCACCACCTTGTGCTCCACCACCTGATGCCCCACTGCATGATGCCCTACCACCTGGACCCACCCTCGAGGACTCTCCTTCCCTGGAGACAGGTTCCAGGCAGAGTGACTACATGGAG GCCCTGCTGCAGGCACCTGACTCCTCCATGGAGGATCCCCTTCCTGGGCCTGGGAGTCCCAGCCAGAGTGCTCCAGACCCTGATGGACTTCCCCATTTCATGGAGACTCCTCTTCAGCCCCCACCTCCAGTGCAGCGAGTCATGGACCCAG AACTGACCTCCACAGCTGTCTCAACCTCAGGGCCAGAGGACATCTGCTCCAGCAGCAGTTCTCATGAGCGGGGTG GTGAGGCTACATGGTCTGGGTCAGAGTTTGAGGTCCCCTTCCTGGACAGCCCAGGTGCCCAAGCCCAGGCGGACCACCTGCCTCAGCTGACTCTTCCTGACAGTCTCACCTCTGCAGCCTCACCGGAAGATGGGCTGTCTGCCGAGCTGCTTGAAGCTCAGGCTGAAGAGGAACCAGCAAGCACAGAGGGCCTAGATGTTGGGACGGAGGCTGAGGGGCTAGCCAGCCAGGCCCAGATCTCTACCGCAGAATAA